One genomic window of Luteitalea pratensis includes the following:
- a CDS encoding glycoside hydrolase family 140 protein — translation MSMPCSRLVARVAWLLVALCLADRLSAQTLPRLKVSENRRFLVTADGQPFFWLGDTAWELFHRQTRDDAERYLRDRAERRFTVIQAVALAEFDGLGTPNAYGERPLVDNDPTRPNEAYFAHVDWIVRTANRLGLYVGLLPTWGDKWNKKWGVGPEIFTPANAEAYGRWLGARYKDAGVIWILGGDRPIESEVHRAIIEATARGLRAGDGGSHLITFHPTGGQGSAQYFHDADWLDFNMRQNGHTPEYTGKYDQTRVDYARTPIKPVLDGEPIYEDHPVSFNAKQMGHSIASDVRRPLYWDLFDGAFGHTYGHHSVWQMWTPDRQPVNNPLLAWQEAIAQPGAAQMQHARALLESRPFLTRIPDPTVLVDTSIATAMPGTGRYHFAATRDEDGTYAMVYAPVGRTFRVRMSAITGATVNAWWFNPRTGTATRIGEFPNTGERAFMPPDAGEMLDWVLVLDDAAKGYPAPGTRVPR, via the coding sequence ATGTCGATGCCGTGCTCCCGGTTGGTCGCGCGCGTGGCGTGGCTGCTCGTCGCCCTCTGCCTTGCGGACCGCTTGTCCGCGCAGACCCTCCCAAGGCTCAAGGTGTCCGAGAACAGGCGCTTCCTCGTGACCGCCGACGGCCAGCCATTCTTCTGGCTCGGCGATACGGCCTGGGAGTTGTTCCATCGCCAGACGCGCGACGATGCCGAGCGGTACTTGCGCGATCGCGCGGAGCGGCGCTTCACCGTCATCCAGGCCGTCGCGCTTGCCGAATTCGATGGCCTGGGCACGCCCAATGCCTACGGCGAACGTCCGCTCGTCGACAACGACCCGACCCGACCCAACGAGGCGTATTTCGCGCACGTCGACTGGATCGTGCGCACCGCCAACCGTCTGGGCCTCTACGTCGGCCTGCTGCCTACATGGGGCGACAAGTGGAACAAGAAATGGGGTGTCGGACCGGAGATCTTCACCCCCGCGAACGCGGAGGCCTACGGCCGCTGGCTCGGCGCGCGCTACAAGGACGCGGGTGTGATCTGGATCCTCGGCGGGGACCGACCGATCGAATCCGAGGTGCACCGCGCGATCATCGAGGCCACCGCGCGCGGCCTTCGTGCCGGTGATGGCGGGTCGCACCTTATCACCTTCCACCCCACCGGTGGGCAGGGCTCCGCCCAGTACTTCCACGATGCCGACTGGCTCGACTTCAACATGCGCCAGAACGGTCACACGCCGGAGTACACGGGCAAGTACGACCAGACGCGCGTCGACTACGCTCGCACCCCGATCAAGCCCGTGCTCGACGGCGAGCCGATCTACGAGGATCATCCGGTCTCGTTCAACGCCAAGCAGATGGGGCACTCGATCGCCAGCGACGTGCGCCGGCCGCTGTATTGGGACCTCTTCGACGGCGCGTTCGGCCACACGTACGGCCACCACTCCGTCTGGCAGATGTGGACGCCCGATCGGCAGCCTGTCAACAATCCGCTATTGGCGTGGCAGGAAGCTATCGCCCAACCCGGGGCCGCGCAGATGCAGCACGCGCGGGCGCTGCTGGAGTCGCGTCCGTTCCTGACGCGCATCCCCGATCCGACGGTGCTGGTCGACACGTCCATCGCGACGGCCATGCCGGGCACGGGGCGCTATCACTTCGCTGCGACGCGCGACGAGGACGGGACGTATGCGATGGTCTACGCTCCCGTCGGGCGCACGTTCCGTGTCCGGATGTCGGCGATCACTGGCGCGACGGTGAACGCCTGGTGGTTCAATCCGCGCACCGGCACGGCGACGCGAATAGGCGAGTTCCCCAACACCGGCGAACGTGCCTTCATGCCGCCAGACGCCGGCGAGATGCTCGACTGGGTGCTGGTGCTCGACGATGCAGCCAAGGGCTATCCGGCTCCAGGTACGCGCGTGCCGCGCTGA
- a CDS encoding metallophosphoesterase: protein MKRVLAALLLLACIGLPAAQAPSRIVVVGDVHGDLAALVDTLVDAGVIDSRRAWKGGSAIFVQLGDVPDRGPNSRQVMDLLTDLEKQARRAGGRVHALLGNHEVMNMLGDLRYVTPEEYASYRSLNSEKLRESVFLANADPARREDPLYRSAWMADKPLGWVELTQAFSKLGKYGRWLRQHDTVVKIGSTLLLHGGISPKYAALQADEINTRIKTALASDTPGAETMLTDEEGPLWYRGLALGPETDLAAHVDALLARHGVSRIVIGHTVAPGVVLPRFGGKVILNDVGLSAVYGGPRSSLEIKGDVVSVRHRGTLLQVPTKPDLTNYLRAARALEPAGSTLDGWMEQRAIWPPSAPAPQQR from the coding sequence ATGAAACGCGTCCTCGCCGCGCTGCTGCTTCTTGCTTGCATTGGCCTGCCGGCTGCTCAGGCGCCATCCCGCATCGTCGTGGTGGGCGACGTGCACGGCGACCTGGCCGCGCTGGTCGACACCCTCGTGGATGCCGGCGTGATCGACAGCCGTCGGGCCTGGAAGGGCGGGAGCGCGATCTTCGTGCAACTCGGTGACGTGCCCGATCGCGGACCGAATTCGCGGCAGGTGATGGACCTCCTGACCGACCTCGAGAAGCAGGCACGCAGGGCCGGCGGTCGTGTGCACGCGCTCCTCGGCAACCACGAGGTCATGAACATGTTGGGTGACCTGCGGTACGTGACGCCGGAGGAATACGCCTCCTACAGGTCATTGAACTCCGAGAAGTTGCGCGAGAGCGTATTCCTTGCCAACGCCGACCCGGCACGTCGCGAGGATCCCCTCTACAGATCTGCATGGATGGCCGACAAGCCGCTCGGTTGGGTTGAGCTGACCCAGGCGTTCAGCAAGCTGGGCAAGTACGGGCGATGGCTACGCCAGCACGACACGGTGGTGAAGATCGGCAGCACGCTGTTGCTTCACGGCGGGATCAGCCCCAAGTACGCCGCGCTGCAGGCCGACGAGATCAACACCCGCATCAAGACGGCCCTCGCCTCGGACACGCCGGGTGCCGAGACAATGCTGACCGACGAGGAGGGGCCGCTGTGGTATCGCGGCCTGGCGCTCGGCCCTGAGACCGACCTCGCCGCGCATGTCGATGCGCTGCTGGCCCGTCACGGGGTCTCCCGCATCGTGATCGGTCACACGGTCGCGCCGGGAGTCGTGCTGCCTCGCTTCGGCGGCAAGGTGATCCTCAACGACGTCGGCCTCTCCGCGGTGTACGGCGGCCCGCGCTCGTCGCTCGAGATCAAGGGCGACGTAGTGTCCGTGCGGCACCGTGGCACCCTGCTGCAGGTGCCGACGAAGCCGGACCTGACGAACTACCTCCGGGCGGCGCGAGCCCTCGAACCCGCAGGATCGACGCTGGACGGCTGGATGGAGCAGCGCGCCATCTGGCCACCATCAGCCCCGGCGCCGCAGCAGCGCTGA